One genomic window of Pseudomonas aeruginosa includes the following:
- a CDS encoding lipopolysaccharide kinase InaA family protein, with translation MAGWTLEPDYRHLAADFGSLDSVFALEGERLTRDPLSEVIRIERDGVRYYVKRYRSAGKGLRRYLARPRIKAEWQNLKRFEKWGIPTAEVVAWGLERKAGAFQRGAMITRELPGTEDLSVLACNRDPRLKDPRWVDGVSRQIAKATRLMHDQHFTHNDLKWRNLLVDDQPLVYFIDCPNGAFWWSFMLRYRITKDLACLDKVAKYHLSRTQRLRFYLQYRRRRHLNESDKKRIRQVVAFFEGRE, from the coding sequence ATGGCGGGGTGGACCCTCGAACCCGATTACCGTCACCTGGCCGCCGACTTCGGTAGCCTCGATAGCGTGTTCGCCCTGGAGGGCGAGCGCCTGACCCGCGACCCGTTGTCCGAAGTCATCCGCATCGAGCGCGACGGCGTGCGTTACTACGTCAAGCGCTACCGCAGCGCCGGCAAGGGCCTGCGCCGCTACCTGGCGCGACCGCGGATCAAGGCCGAGTGGCAGAACCTCAAGCGCTTCGAGAAGTGGGGCATTCCCACCGCCGAAGTGGTCGCCTGGGGGCTGGAGCGCAAGGCCGGCGCCTTCCAGCGCGGCGCCATGATCACCCGCGAGCTGCCGGGCACCGAGGACTTGTCGGTGCTCGCCTGCAACCGGGATCCGCGCCTGAAGGACCCGCGCTGGGTGGACGGCGTCAGCCGGCAGATCGCCAAGGCTACGCGCCTGATGCACGACCAGCATTTCACCCATAACGACCTGAAGTGGCGCAACCTGCTGGTGGACGACCAGCCGCTGGTGTATTTCATCGACTGCCCGAACGGCGCGTTCTGGTGGAGCTTCATGCTGCGCTATCGGATCACCAAGGACCTGGCCTGCCTGGACAAGGTGGCCAAGTACCACCTGTCGCGCACCCAGCGCCTGCGCTTCTACCTGCAATATCGCCGTCGCCGGCACCTGAACGAATCCGACAAGAAGCGTATTCGCCAGGTGGTGGCTTTCTTCGAGGGGCGCGAATGA
- the glnE gene encoding bifunctional [glutamate--ammonia ligase]-adenylyl-L-tyrosine phosphorylase/[glutamate--ammonia-ligase] adenylyltransferase, protein MSLPSLANLPATLLPAAERAGTALRSAVAALDAAALARLEAWPEERLEDFRRVAAASDFVAEQAVRDPAMLLELAERGELENPHAPGELRSQLQARLEDCADEDELGRRLRRFRTRQQLRIIWRDLTRRAALAETCRDLSALADACIDLACEWLHRRQCEQFGTPIGRRSGEPQRMVVLGMGKLGAVELNLSSDIDLIFGYPEGGETEGAKRSLDNQEFFTRLGQKLIKALDAITVDGFVFRVDMRLRPYGSSGPLVYSFAALEQYYQDQGRDWERYAMIKARVVGGDQQAGEQLLGMLRPFVYRRYLDFSAIEALRTMKQLIQQEVRRKGMSENIKLGEGGIREVEFIAQAFQLIHGGRDLSLQQRPLLKVLATLEGQGYLPPAVVEELRGGYEFLRYAEHAIQALADRQTQMLPSDEYDRIRVAFIMGFASWAAFHERLSHWRARIDWHFRQVIADPDEDESGEAACGSVGAEWIPLWEEALDEESASRQLADAGFVDAEAAWKRLSDLRHGPQVRAMQRLGRERLDAFVPRLLAMTVENPQPDLVLERVLPLVEAVARRSAYLVLLTENPGALERLLTLCAASPMVAEQIARFPILLDELLNEGRLFRPPQAAELAAELRERLMRIPEDDLEQQMETLRHFKLAHGLRVAASEIAGTLPLMKVSDYLTWLAEAILVEVLELAWRQLVQRHGRPLRADGTPCDPDFVIVGYGKVGGLEFGHGSDLDLVFIHDGDPQCETDGGKSIDGAQFFTRLGQKIIHFLTAQTPSGTLYEVDMRLRPSGAAGLLVSSLGAFQRYQEQEAWTWEHQALVRARVLAGCRRVQASFEAVRAEVLARPRDLDALRTEVSEMRAKMRDNLGTRATAAGTASNAFEATAAFDLKHDAGGIVDIEFMVQYAVLAWSGEHPALLEFTDNIRILEGLERAGLIASEDVRLLQEAYKAYRAAAHRLALQKEAGVVSGEHFQTERREVIRIWRELRLG, encoded by the coding sequence GAGGATTGCGCCGACGAGGACGAACTCGGTCGGCGCCTGCGACGTTTCCGCACACGCCAGCAACTGCGCATCATCTGGCGCGACCTGACCCGCCGCGCCGCGCTGGCGGAAACCTGTCGCGACCTGTCGGCCCTGGCCGACGCCTGCATCGACCTGGCTTGCGAGTGGCTCCATCGGCGCCAGTGCGAGCAGTTCGGCACGCCGATCGGCCGGCGCTCCGGCGAACCGCAGCGGATGGTGGTCCTCGGCATGGGCAAGCTGGGCGCGGTGGAACTCAACCTGTCGTCGGACATCGACCTGATCTTCGGTTACCCGGAGGGCGGCGAGACCGAGGGGGCGAAGCGTTCGCTGGACAACCAGGAGTTCTTCACCCGCCTGGGGCAGAAGCTGATCAAGGCGCTGGATGCGATCACCGTCGACGGCTTCGTCTTCCGCGTCGACATGCGCCTGCGTCCCTACGGCTCCAGCGGACCGCTGGTCTACAGCTTCGCCGCGCTGGAGCAGTACTACCAGGACCAGGGGCGCGACTGGGAGCGCTACGCGATGATCAAGGCGCGGGTGGTCGGCGGCGACCAGCAGGCAGGCGAGCAACTGCTCGGCATGCTGCGGCCGTTCGTCTATCGGCGCTACCTGGACTTTTCCGCCATCGAGGCGCTGCGCACCATGAAGCAGCTGATCCAGCAGGAGGTCCGGCGCAAGGGGATGTCGGAAAACATCAAGCTGGGCGAAGGCGGTATCCGCGAGGTGGAGTTCATCGCCCAGGCCTTCCAGTTGATCCATGGCGGGCGCGACCTGAGCTTGCAGCAACGGCCGCTGCTGAAGGTGCTGGCGACCCTGGAGGGGCAGGGCTACCTGCCGCCGGCGGTGGTCGAGGAGCTGCGCGGCGGCTACGAGTTCCTGCGCTACGCCGAGCATGCCATCCAGGCGCTGGCCGACCGGCAGACGCAAATGCTGCCCAGCGACGAATACGACCGCATCCGCGTGGCCTTCATCATGGGCTTCGCCAGTTGGGCCGCATTCCACGAGCGCCTGAGCCACTGGCGGGCGCGCATCGACTGGCACTTCCGCCAGGTGATCGCCGACCCGGACGAGGACGAAAGCGGCGAGGCGGCCTGCGGCAGCGTCGGCGCCGAGTGGATCCCGCTGTGGGAGGAGGCGCTGGACGAGGAGTCGGCCAGCCGGCAACTGGCCGACGCCGGCTTCGTCGATGCCGAGGCGGCCTGGAAGCGTCTCAGCGATCTGCGCCACGGCCCCCAGGTACGAGCGATGCAGCGTCTCGGCCGGGAGCGCCTGGATGCCTTCGTTCCGCGCCTGCTGGCGATGACCGTGGAAAACCCCCAGCCGGACCTGGTGCTGGAGCGGGTCCTGCCGCTGGTGGAAGCGGTGGCGCGGCGTTCCGCCTACCTGGTGTTGCTGACCGAGAACCCCGGCGCGCTGGAGCGCCTGCTGACCCTCTGCGCGGCCAGCCCGATGGTTGCCGAGCAGATCGCGCGGTTCCCGATTCTGCTCGACGAGCTGCTCAACGAGGGGCGCCTGTTCCGTCCTCCACAGGCCGCCGAGCTGGCCGCCGAGCTGCGCGAACGGCTGATGCGGATTCCCGAGGACGACCTCGAGCAGCAAATGGAGACCCTTCGTCACTTCAAGCTGGCCCACGGGCTGCGGGTGGCGGCCTCGGAGATCGCCGGCACGCTGCCGTTGATGAAGGTCAGCGACTACCTGACCTGGCTGGCCGAGGCGATCCTCGTCGAGGTCCTCGAACTGGCCTGGCGGCAGTTGGTGCAGCGTCATGGCCGGCCGTTGCGCGCCGACGGCACGCCGTGCGATCCGGACTTCGTCATCGTCGGCTACGGCAAGGTCGGCGGGCTGGAGTTCGGCCATGGCTCGGACCTCGACCTGGTGTTCATCCATGACGGCGACCCCCAGTGCGAGACCGATGGCGGCAAATCCATCGATGGCGCGCAGTTCTTTACCCGCCTGGGGCAGAAGATCATCCATTTCCTCACCGCGCAGACGCCATCCGGCACCCTCTACGAGGTCGACATGCGCCTGCGTCCGAGCGGCGCGGCCGGCCTGCTGGTGAGTTCGCTGGGCGCCTTCCAGCGCTACCAGGAGCAGGAGGCCTGGACCTGGGAGCACCAGGCGTTGGTCCGCGCCCGGGTGCTGGCCGGTTGCCGGCGGGTGCAGGCGAGCTTCGAGGCGGTACGTGCCGAGGTGCTGGCGAGGCCGCGCGATCTCGACGCGTTGCGCACCGAAGTCAGCGAAATGCGCGCCAAGATGCGCGACAACCTGGGAACCCGCGCGACCGCCGCCGGTACCGCCTCGAATGCCTTCGAGGCCACGGCAGCCTTCGATCTCAAGCACGATGCCGGTGGTATCGTCGATATCGAATTTATGGTGCAATATGCGGTTCTAGCTTGGTCCGGAGAACACCCGGCGCTGCTCGAATTCACCGATAACATCCGCATTCTGGAAGGACTGGAACGGGCTGGCCTGATCGCCAGCGAGGACGTCCGTCTCCTGCAGGAGGCCTACAAGGCCTATCGCGCAGCCGCACACCGCCTGGCACTACAGAAGGAGGCCGGGGTCGTGAGCGGCGAGCACTTCCAGACGGAGCGGCGAGAAGTGATCAGGATCTGGCGCGAGCTGCGGCTCGGCTGA
- the waaF gene encoding lipopolysaccharide heptosyltransferase II encodes MRILIVGPSWVGDMVMAQTLFQCLRQRHPECMIDVLAPEWSRPILERMPEVRQALSFPLGHGVMDVATRRRIGRGLRGQYEQAILLPNSLKSALVPWFAGIPKRTGWRGEMRYGLLNDIRKLDKQRYPLMIERFMALAFEPGVELPKPYPQPRLRIDDGSRQAALDKFALSLDRPVLALCPGAEFGEAKRWPAEHYAAVAEAKIRAGWQVWLFGSKNDHPGGEEIRQRLIPGLREESFNLAGETSLAEAIDLMSCAGAVVSNDSGLMHVAAALDRPLVGVYGSTSPQFTPPLADRVEIVRLGLECSPCFERTCRFGHYNCLRELPPGLVLQALERLVGDPAEVAG; translated from the coding sequence ATGAGAATTCTGATCGTAGGTCCCTCCTGGGTGGGGGACATGGTGATGGCGCAGACCCTGTTCCAGTGTCTGCGCCAGCGGCATCCCGAGTGCATGATCGACGTGCTGGCGCCCGAGTGGAGCCGACCGATCCTCGAGCGCATGCCCGAGGTGCGCCAGGCCCTGAGCTTCCCGCTCGGCCACGGGGTGATGGACGTCGCCACACGGCGCCGGATCGGACGCGGCCTGCGCGGTCAGTACGAGCAGGCGATCCTGCTGCCCAACTCGCTGAAGTCGGCGCTGGTGCCCTGGTTCGCCGGAATACCGAAGCGTACCGGCTGGCGCGGCGAGATGCGCTACGGGCTGCTCAATGACATCCGCAAGCTCGACAAGCAGCGCTATCCGCTGATGATCGAACGCTTCATGGCCCTGGCCTTCGAGCCGGGCGTGGAGTTGCCGAAGCCCTATCCGCAGCCGCGCCTGCGGATCGACGACGGCAGCCGCCAGGCGGCGCTCGACAAGTTCGCCCTGAGCCTGGACCGCCCGGTGCTGGCGCTCTGTCCCGGCGCCGAGTTCGGCGAGGCCAAGCGCTGGCCGGCGGAACACTACGCCGCGGTCGCCGAGGCGAAGATCCGTGCCGGCTGGCAGGTCTGGCTGTTCGGCTCGAAGAACGACCATCCCGGTGGAGAGGAGATTCGCCAGCGCCTGATTCCGGGGTTGCGCGAGGAGTCCTTCAATCTTGCCGGGGAGACTTCGCTGGCCGAGGCCATCGACCTGATGTCCTGCGCTGGCGCGGTGGTGTCCAACGATTCCGGCCTGATGCACGTGGCGGCCGCGCTGGATCGCCCGCTGGTGGGCGTCTATGGCTCCACCTCGCCGCAGTTCACCCCGCCGCTGGCGGACCGGGTGGAGATCGTCCGCCTCGGTCTCGAGTGCAGCCCGTGCTTCGAGCGCACCTGTCGCTTCGGCCACTACAATTGCCTCCGCGAGCTGCCGCCTGGCCTGGTATTGCAAGCCCTGGAGCGGCTGGTCGGCGACCCTGCCGAGGTCGCCGGATGA
- a CDS encoding lipopolysaccharide kinase InaA family protein, translating into MRLAELQAAGRHPQLPLRVTLADGAGAAELRLDSLLRVLPGQRYVGAGEWRGRKVLAKLLVGGKAARHFQRELEGARLLAAQGLTTPALLADGLQQGEGGWLLFDYLDAAQSLGDAWRAVEAQAPLGDAQQAVLGEALAAIGELHAKGLWQDDLHLDNLLRHAGRLYLIDGGGVRAETPGQPLSRQKVLENLGVFFAQLPALLDPFLEELLVHYLLANGEHALPLEALQKEIAKVRRWRVRDLLRKVGRDCSLFSVVRGPFRLFAARRSEAETMAPLLADADRLIAAGHVYKDGGAATVARVEANGRTLIIKRYNIKGWVHWLKRFWRPSRAWASWREGNRLEFLGIATARPLAMLERRWCWLRGRAYLITDYLGGQDIIARFKPCLDMPDGAVSPPEAELAALDRLFSTLIRERISHGDLKGHNLFWQAHEQGGEWALIDLDAMRKHHSQASFARAYARDRARFLRNWPQDSGLYRLLEQRIPRLGDAAGA; encoded by the coding sequence ATGAGACTGGCCGAACTGCAAGCCGCCGGGCGCCACCCGCAACTGCCATTGCGGGTGACCCTGGCGGATGGCGCTGGCGCTGCCGAACTGCGCCTGGACAGTCTGCTGCGGGTGCTGCCCGGGCAGCGCTACGTCGGTGCCGGCGAATGGCGTGGGCGCAAGGTGCTGGCCAAGCTGCTGGTGGGCGGCAAGGCCGCACGGCATTTCCAGCGCGAACTGGAAGGGGCGCGTCTGCTCGCGGCCCAGGGGCTGACCACCCCGGCGCTGCTGGCCGACGGGCTGCAGCAGGGCGAGGGCGGCTGGCTGCTGTTCGACTACCTCGACGCGGCGCAGAGCCTCGGTGACGCCTGGCGTGCGGTGGAGGCCCAGGCGCCGCTGGGCGATGCCCAGCAAGCGGTGCTCGGCGAAGCCCTGGCAGCCATTGGCGAGCTGCATGCAAAGGGCCTCTGGCAGGACGACCTGCACCTGGACAACCTGTTGCGCCACGCCGGCCGCCTGTATCTCATCGACGGTGGCGGCGTGCGTGCGGAAACTCCCGGCCAGCCGCTGTCGCGACAGAAAGTGCTGGAAAACCTCGGGGTGTTCTTCGCCCAGTTGCCGGCGCTCCTCGATCCTTTCCTGGAGGAGTTGCTGGTGCATTACCTGCTGGCCAACGGCGAGCATGCGCTGCCGCTCGAAGCCTTGCAGAAGGAAATCGCCAAGGTTCGCCGCTGGCGGGTGCGCGACCTGCTGAGGAAGGTCGGTCGCGACTGTAGCCTGTTCAGTGTCGTGCGCGGTCCGTTCCGCCTGTTCGCCGCCCGCCGCAGCGAGGCCGAGACGATGGCGCCCCTGCTGGCGGACGCGGACCGCCTGATCGCCGCCGGCCACGTCTACAAGGACGGCGGCGCGGCCACCGTCGCCCGGGTCGAAGCGAACGGCCGCACGCTGATCATCAAGCGCTACAACATCAAGGGCTGGGTCCATTGGCTGAAGCGCTTCTGGCGGCCGAGCCGGGCCTGGGCCTCCTGGCGCGAAGGCAACCGCCTGGAATTCCTCGGCATCGCCACCGCCCGTCCGCTGGCGATGCTGGAGCGGCGCTGGTGCTGGCTGCGCGGGCGCGCCTACCTGATTACCGATTATCTCGGCGGTCAGGATATAATCGCTCGTTTTAAGCCTTGCCTGGACATGCCCGATGGCGCCGTTTCGCCACCGGAAGCCGAGTTGGCGGCACTGGATCGGCTGTTTTCGACGCTGATCCGCGAACGCATCAGCCACGGCGACCTGAAGGGACACAACCTGTTCTGGCAGGCCCATGAACAAGGCGGCGAATGGGCGCTGATCGACCTGGACGCGATGCGCAAGCATCACAGCCAGGCGTCCTTTGCCCGCGCCTACGCCCGCGACCGCGCGCGCTTCCTGCGCAACTGGCCGCAGGACAGCGGCCTCTACCGGCTGCTGGAGCAACGGATTCCCCGCCTCGGCGACGCCGCCGGGGCTTGA
- the rfaP gene encoding lipopolysaccharide core heptose(I) kinase RfaP — protein MRLVLEEPFKRLWNGRDPFEAVEALQGKVYRELEGRRTLRTEVDGRGYFVKIHRGIGWGEIAKNLLTAKLPVLGARQEWQAIRRLHEAGVATMTAVAYGERGSDPARQHSFIVTEELAPTVDLEVFSQDWRERPPPPRLKRALVEAVARMVGDMHRAGVNHRDCYICHFLLHTDKPVSADDFRLSVIDLHRAQTRDATPKRWRNKDLAALYFSALDIGLTRRDKLRFLRTYFRRPLREILRDEAGLLAWMERKAEKLYERKQRYGDLL, from the coding sequence ATGAGGCTGGTGCTGGAAGAGCCGTTCAAGCGCCTGTGGAACGGGCGCGACCCGTTCGAGGCGGTGGAGGCGCTGCAAGGCAAGGTCTACCGCGAACTGGAAGGGCGCCGCACCCTGCGCACCGAGGTCGACGGGCGTGGCTACTTCGTCAAGATCCACCGTGGCATCGGCTGGGGCGAGATCGCCAAGAACCTGCTCACCGCCAAGCTCCCGGTGCTCGGCGCGCGCCAGGAGTGGCAGGCCATCCGGCGCCTGCACGAGGCCGGCGTAGCGACCATGACCGCGGTCGCCTACGGCGAGCGCGGCAGCGATCCGGCGCGGCAGCATTCCTTCATCGTCACCGAGGAACTGGCGCCGACCGTGGACCTCGAGGTGTTCTCCCAGGACTGGCGCGAACGTCCTCCACCGCCGCGGCTCAAGCGCGCGCTGGTCGAGGCGGTGGCGCGGATGGTCGGCGACATGCACCGTGCCGGAGTCAACCATCGCGACTGCTACATCTGTCATTTCCTGTTGCACACCGACAAGCCGGTGAGCGCGGACGATTTCCGCCTCTCGGTGATCGATCTGCACCGTGCCCAGACCCGCGACGCCACGCCGAAACGCTGGCGTAACAAGGATCTGGCGGCATTGTATTTCTCTGCGCTGGACATCGGACTGACGCGTCGCGACAAGCTACGCTTCCTGCGCACCTATTTCCGCCGGCCGTTGCGCGAGATACTGCGCGACGAGGCCGGCCTGCTGGCCTGGATGGAACGCAAGGCGGAAAAACTCTACGAACGCAAGCAGCGTTACGGAGACCTGCTCTGA
- a CDS encoding glycosyltransferase family 4 protein, translating into MTLAFILYKYFPFGGLQRDFMRIALECQRRGHDIRVYTLIWEGDVPDGFEVLVAPVRSIFNHRRNEKFTAWVRADLDRRPVQRVIGFNKMPGLDVYYAADACFEEKAQTLRNPLYRQWGRYRHFAGYERAVFDPASKTEILMISEVQQPLFVKHYGTQAERFHLLPPGISQDRRAPANAADVRAEFRREFGLEEDDLLLVQIGSGFKTKGLDRSLKALAALPKALRRRTRLIAIGQDDPKPFLLQIAALGLNDQVQILKGRSDIPRFLLGADLLIHPAYNENTGTVLLEALVSGLPVLVTDVCGYAHYIAEADAGRVLPSPFEQDSLNRLLAEMLEDAPARAAWSRNGLAYADHADLYSMPQRAADLILGEAS; encoded by the coding sequence ATGACCCTGGCGTTCATCCTCTACAAATACTTCCCCTTCGGCGGCCTGCAGCGTGACTTCATGCGCATCGCCCTGGAATGCCAGCGGCGCGGGCACGACATCCGCGTCTATACGCTGATCTGGGAGGGCGACGTGCCGGACGGCTTCGAAGTGCTGGTGGCCCCGGTGCGCTCGATCTTCAACCACCGGCGCAACGAGAAGTTCACCGCGTGGGTCCGCGCCGACCTGGACAGGCGCCCGGTGCAGCGGGTGATCGGCTTCAACAAGATGCCCGGACTGGATGTCTACTACGCCGCCGACGCCTGTTTCGAGGAAAAGGCCCAGACCTTGCGCAACCCGCTGTACCGCCAGTGGGGCCGCTACCGCCACTTCGCCGGCTACGAACGGGCAGTGTTCGACCCGGCCTCGAAGACCGAGATCCTGATGATCTCCGAGGTGCAGCAGCCGCTCTTCGTCAAGCACTACGGCACCCAGGCCGAGCGTTTCCATCTGCTGCCGCCGGGGATCAGCCAGGATCGCCGGGCGCCGGCCAACGCCGCGGACGTGCGTGCGGAATTCCGCCGCGAGTTCGGCCTGGAGGAGGACGACCTGCTGCTGGTGCAGATCGGTTCCGGCTTCAAGACCAAGGGCCTGGATCGCAGCCTGAAGGCGCTGGCCGCGCTGCCCAAGGCGTTGCGCAGGCGTACCCGGCTGATCGCCATCGGCCAGGACGATCCCAAGCCGTTCCTGCTACAGATCGCCGCCCTCGGTCTCAACGACCAGGTACAGATCCTCAAGGGTCGCAGCGATATCCCGCGCTTCCTGCTCGGCGCCGACCTGCTGATCCACCCGGCCTACAACGAGAACACCGGTACGGTGCTGCTGGAGGCGCTGGTCTCCGGCCTGCCGGTGTTGGTGACCGATGTCTGCGGCTATGCCCACTACATCGCCGAGGCCGACGCCGGGCGGGTGCTGCCGAGTCCCTTCGAGCAGGACAGTCTCAACCGCCTGCTCGCGGAAATGCTGGAGGACGCTCCGGCGCGCGCCGCCTGGTCGCGCAATGGCCTGGCCTACGCCGATCACGCCGACCTCTACAGCATGCCGCAGCGCGCCGCCGACCTGATCCTCGGGGAGGCCTCATGA
- the ilvE gene encoding branched-chain-amino-acid transaminase yields the protein MSMADRDGVIWYDGELVQWRDATTHVLTHTLHYGMGVFEGVRAYDTPQGTAIFRLQAHTDRLFDSAHIMNMQIPYSRDEINEATRAAVRENNLESAYIRPMVFYGSEGMGLRASGLKVHVIIAAWSWGAYMGEEALQQGIKVRTSSFTRHHVNISMTRAKSNGAYINSMLALQEAISGGADEAMMLDPEGYVAEGSGENIFIIKDGVIYTPEVTACLNGITRNTILTLAAEHGFKLVEKRITRDEVYIADEAFFTGTAAEVTPIREVDGRKIGAGRRGPVTEKLQKAYFDLVSGKTEAHAEWRTLVK from the coding sequence ATGTCGATGGCCGATCGTGATGGCGTGATCTGGTATGACGGTGAACTGGTGCAGTGGCGCGACGCGACCACGCACGTGCTGACCCATACCCTGCACTATGGAATGGGCGTGTTCGAGGGCGTGCGCGCCTACGACACCCCGCAGGGCACGGCGATCTTCCGCCTGCAGGCGCATACCGACCGGCTGTTCGACTCCGCGCACATCATGAACATGCAGATCCCGTACAGCCGCGACGAGATCAACGAGGCGACCCGCGCCGCCGTGCGCGAGAACAACCTGGAAAGCGCCTATATCCGCCCGATGGTGTTCTACGGAAGCGAAGGCATGGGCCTGCGCGCCAGCGGCCTGAAGGTCCATGTGATCATCGCCGCCTGGAGCTGGGGCGCCTACATGGGCGAGGAAGCCCTGCAGCAAGGCATCAAGGTGCGCACCAGTTCCTTCACCCGCCACCACGTCAACATCTCGATGACCCGCGCCAAGTCCAACGGCGCCTACATCAACTCGATGCTGGCCCTCCAGGAAGCGATCTCCGGCGGCGCCGACGAGGCCATGATGCTCGATCCGGAAGGCTACGTGGCCGAAGGCTCCGGCGAGAACATCTTCATCATCAAGGATGGCGTGATCTACACCCCGGAAGTCACCGCCTGCCTGAACGGCATCACTCGTAACACTATCCTGACCCTGGCCGCCGAACACGGTTTTAAACTGGTCGAGAAGCGCATCACCCGCGACGAGGTGTACATCGCCGACGAGGCCTTCTTCACTGGCACTGCCGCGGAAGTCACGCCGATCCGCGAAGTGGACGGTCGCAAGATCGGCGCCGGCCGCCGTGGCCCGGTCACCGAAAAGCTGCAGAAAGCCTATTTCGACCTGGTCAGCGGCAAGACCGAGGCCCACGCCGAGTGGCGTACCCTGGTCAAGTAA
- a CDS encoding lipopolysaccharide kinase InaA family protein, translating to MSVFIAAQDHDLLQRNRLDSFDALWALQLDAVDEPNTERGGWSSVYRLDLGDSAYYLKRQSNHLTRSLRHPLGEPTFAREFRNIERYRALGIPALQAAFFAQQAVGGERQAILLTRALDGWQDLDTWLASWHDLAEERRRAILRAVGRLARQLHAAGQMHGCFYPKHVFLREGADGVFEACLIDLEKTRPIWFGRRDQVKDLEPMLRRAPDWSEADVHEFISAYVDEPLDSAEVEQWYRLLDQRRRRKESRR from the coding sequence ATGAGCGTTTTCATCGCCGCGCAGGATCACGACCTGCTCCAGCGCAACCGTCTGGACAGCTTCGACGCCCTGTGGGCCTTGCAGCTGGACGCCGTGGACGAACCGAATACCGAGCGGGGTGGCTGGAGCAGCGTCTACCGCCTCGACCTGGGCGACTCCGCCTACTACCTGAAGCGCCAGAGCAACCACCTGACCCGCAGCCTGCGCCATCCGCTGGGCGAGCCGACCTTCGCCCGCGAGTTCCGCAACATCGAGCGCTACCGGGCGCTGGGCATTCCCGCCCTGCAGGCGGCGTTCTTCGCCCAGCAGGCGGTCGGCGGAGAGCGCCAGGCGATCCTCCTGACCCGCGCCCTGGACGGTTGGCAGGACCTGGACACCTGGCTGGCGTCCTGGCACGACCTGGCCGAAGAGCGGCGCCGGGCGATTCTCCGGGCGGTTGGCAGGCTGGCGCGCCAGCTGCACGCCGCCGGACAGATGCATGGTTGCTTCTATCCCAAGCATGTATTCCTCCGCGAGGGGGCCGATGGTGTCTTCGAGGCCTGCCTGATCGACCTGGAGAAGACCCGCCCGATCTGGTTCGGCCGCCGCGACCAGGTCAAGGACCTGGAGCCGATGCTGCGCCGTGCCCCGGACTGGAGCGAAGCGGACGTGCACGAATTCATCTCCGCCTATGTCGACGAACCCCTCGACTCGGCCGAGGTCGAGCAGTGGTATCGCCTTCTCGACCAGCGCCGTCGGCGCAAGGAGTCGCGCCGATGA
- the waaC gene encoding lipopolysaccharide heptosyltransferase I, translating to MRVLLVKTSSLGDVIHTLPALTDAARAIPGIQFDWVVEEGFAEIPAWHPAVARVIPVAIRRWRKNLWQTLRNGEWRRFKQRLKEVDYDLVIDAQGLLKSAWLTRYVGKTPVAGLDRDSAREPLASRFYRRAYPVAWGQHAVERTRQLFAQALDYPLPESVGDYGLDREQLADADPGAPYLVFLHGTTWDTKHWPEAYWRELAERMCERGWSVRLPWGSAAERERAGRLAAGLENAAVLPRLSLAGMAKVLAGARACVAVDTGLGHLAAALDVPTLSLFGPTNPGFTGAYGRSQVHLGSDFPCAPCLKKTCTYQPTEEDRKLFDLKREQPLCFTRLNPQRVATQLEAMLLAPETLR from the coding sequence ATGAGGGTGCTGCTGGTCAAGACCTCGTCCCTCGGCGACGTGATCCACACCCTGCCGGCGCTTACCGACGCCGCCCGGGCGATTCCCGGCATCCAGTTCGACTGGGTGGTGGAGGAAGGTTTCGCCGAGATTCCCGCCTGGCATCCGGCGGTGGCGCGGGTGATCCCGGTGGCGATCCGGCGCTGGCGAAAGAACCTCTGGCAGACCCTGCGCAACGGCGAATGGCGGCGCTTCAAGCAGCGCCTGAAGGAAGTCGACTATGACCTGGTGATCGACGCCCAGGGGCTGCTGAAGAGTGCCTGGCTGACCCGCTACGTGGGCAAGACGCCGGTCGCCGGTCTCGATCGCGACTCGGCGCGCGAGCCGCTCGCCAGCCGCTTCTATCGCCGTGCCTATCCGGTCGCCTGGGGACAGCATGCGGTGGAGCGCACGCGCCAGTTGTTCGCCCAGGCGCTGGACTACCCGTTGCCCGAGTCGGTCGGTGACTATGGCCTGGACCGCGAGCAGTTGGCCGACGCCGACCCTGGCGCGCCGTACCTGGTGTTCCTGCACGGTACTACCTGGGACACCAAGCATTGGCCGGAAGCCTACTGGCGCGAACTGGCCGAGCGCATGTGCGAGCGCGGCTGGTCGGTGCGCCTGCCCTGGGGCAGCGCCGCCGAGCGGGAGCGGGCCGGGCGCCTGGCGGCGGGGTTGGAAAATGCCGCGGTACTCCCCAGATTATCCCTGGCCGGCATGGCCAAGGTGCTTGCCGGCGCGCGCGCCTGCGTGGCGGTGGATACCGGCCTCGGTCACCTGGCGGCGGCGCTGGACGTGCCGACGCTGTCGCTGTTCGGCCCGACCAATCCTGGCTTCACCGGCGCCTACGGGCGTTCCCAGGTCCACCTGGGCAGCGACTTCCCCTGTGCGCCGTGCCTGAAGAAGACCTGTACCTACCAGCCGACCGAAGAGGATCGCAAACTGTTCGATCTCAAGCGTGAGCAGCCGCTGTGCTTCACCCGGCTGAATCCCCAGCGCGTGGCCACCCAGCTGGAGGCCATGCTGCTGGCCCCGGAGACCCTCCGATGA